In the Streptomyces sp. NBC_00525 genome, one interval contains:
- a CDS encoding TIGR00730 family Rossman fold protein, whose amino-acid sequence MGNREDARIPEGAEIPEGAVRPEEQRLGPVLRRRDQVQPGTTDQRLLDSEDDSEWVHTDPWRVMRIQSEFVEGFGALAELPSAISVFGSARTAAGTPEYEAGVRIGRALVEAGFAVITGGGPGAMEAANQGAREAKGVSVGLGIELPFESGLNPHVDIGVNFRYFFVRKTMFVKYAQGFVVLPGGLGTLDELFEALTLVQTGKVTRFPIVLFGTAYWSGLVDWLRDTVVAEGKASDRDLLLFHVTDDVDEAVALVTKEVGR is encoded by the coding sequence ATGGGCAACCGCGAGGACGCGCGCATCCCCGAGGGTGCGGAGATCCCCGAAGGCGCGGTACGGCCCGAGGAGCAGCGCCTCGGCCCCGTACTGCGCCGCAGGGACCAGGTGCAGCCCGGCACGACCGATCAGCGGCTGCTGGACTCCGAGGACGACTCGGAGTGGGTGCACACCGACCCGTGGCGGGTGATGCGCATCCAGTCCGAGTTCGTCGAGGGCTTCGGCGCGCTCGCCGAACTGCCGAGCGCCATCAGCGTCTTCGGCTCGGCCCGGACGGCCGCCGGGACACCGGAGTACGAGGCGGGGGTACGGATCGGCCGGGCGCTGGTCGAGGCGGGCTTCGCGGTCATCACCGGCGGCGGGCCGGGCGCGATGGAGGCGGCGAACCAGGGCGCGCGCGAGGCGAAGGGCGTCTCGGTCGGCCTCGGCATCGAGCTGCCCTTCGAGTCCGGCCTCAACCCGCACGTGGACATCGGCGTCAACTTCCGCTACTTCTTCGTCCGCAAGACGATGTTCGTGAAGTACGCCCAGGGCTTCGTCGTCCTGCCCGGCGGCCTCGGCACGCTCGACGAACTCTTCGAGGCGCTGACCCTCGTCCAGACGGGCAAGGTCACCCGCTTCCCCATCGTCCTGTTCGGCACGGCCTACTGGAGCGGCCTGGTCGACTGGCTCCGCGACACGGTGGTCGCCGAGGGCAAGGCGTCGGACAGGGACCTGCTCCTGTTCCACGTCACGGACGACGTGGACGAGGCGGTGGCCCTGGTCACCAAGGAGGTCGGCCGCTGA
- the folP gene encoding dihydropteroate synthase, which translates to MLRLGRREFGAHEQVVMAIVNRTPDSFYDRGATFRDEPALARVERAVADGAAIIDIGGVKAGPGEEVTAEEEARRTVGFVAEVRRRHPDVVISVDTWRHEVGEAVCEAGADVLNDAWGGVDPKLAEVAARYGAGLVCTHAGGAEPRTRPHRVGYEDVMADVLRVTTGLAERAVALGVRPDGIMIDPGHDFGKNTRHSLEATRRLGEMAQTGWPVLVSLSNKDFVGETLDRPVKERLLGTLATTAVSAWLGARVYRVHEVAETRDVLDMVASIAGWRAPAVARRGLA; encoded by the coding sequence GTGCTCCGGCTGGGGCGGCGCGAATTCGGGGCGCACGAGCAGGTGGTCATGGCGATCGTGAACCGCACCCCGGACTCCTTCTACGACCGGGGCGCCACCTTCCGGGACGAGCCGGCGCTCGCCCGCGTCGAGCGGGCCGTGGCCGACGGCGCGGCGATCATCGACATCGGCGGCGTCAAGGCGGGGCCCGGCGAGGAGGTCACCGCCGAGGAGGAGGCCCGCCGCACGGTGGGCTTCGTCGCCGAGGTGCGCCGCCGGCACCCGGACGTGGTGATCAGTGTGGACACCTGGCGCCACGAGGTCGGCGAGGCGGTCTGCGAGGCGGGCGCGGATGTGCTGAACGACGCGTGGGGCGGCGTCGACCCGAAGCTCGCGGAGGTCGCCGCGCGGTACGGGGCGGGGCTCGTGTGCACGCATGCCGGTGGCGCGGAGCCGCGGACCCGGCCGCACCGGGTGGGGTACGAGGACGTGATGGCGGACGTCCTGCGGGTGACCACGGGGCTGGCCGAGCGGGCCGTGGCCCTCGGGGTGCGGCCCGACGGCATCATGATCGACCCCGGTCACGACTTCGGGAAGAACACCCGGCACTCGCTGGAGGCGACGCGGCGGCTCGGCGAGATGGCGCAGACGGGGTGGCCGGTGCTGGTGTCGCTGTCCAACAAGGACTTCGTGGGCGAGACGCTGGACCGGCCGGTCAAGGAGCGGCTGCTCGGCACGCTGGCGACGACGGCGGTGTCGGCGTGGCTGGGGGCGCGGGTGTACCGGGTGCACGAGGTGGCGGAGACCCGGGACGTGCTCGACATGGTGGCGTCGATCGCCGGATGGCGGGCCCCGGCGGTGGCCCGCCGGGGCCTGGCGTAG
- a CDS encoding DivIVA domain-containing protein: MFLFLLLSMVVVVAAVTLAVVGGGKGDVLRDVAPEQLTDPLPVSRPVGREDVEALRLPVGVRGYRMADVDEALGRLGAELAERDARIAELEAALAGAQATRTGGPDLFKEPRDETPDDGAPHDGETGR; the protein is encoded by the coding sequence GTGTTCTTGTTCTTGCTGCTGTCGATGGTGGTGGTGGTTGCCGCGGTCACCCTCGCGGTGGTCGGTGGGGGGAAGGGCGACGTCCTGCGGGACGTGGCGCCCGAACAGCTGACGGACCCGCTGCCCGTCTCGCGCCCGGTCGGCCGGGAGGACGTCGAGGCGCTCCGGCTGCCCGTGGGCGTCCGGGGCTACCGCATGGCCGACGTGGACGAGGCCCTGGGCCGCCTCGGCGCCGAGCTGGCCGAGCGGGACGCGCGGATCGCGGAGCTGGAGGCGGCGCTCGCGGGCGCCCAGGCCACCCGCACCGGCGGCCCCGACCTGTTCAAGGAGCCCCGCGACGAGACGCCCGACGACGGGGCGCCGCACGACGGGGAGACCGGCCGGTGA
- a CDS encoding DNA-3-methyladenine glycosylase I has translation MSGEAVAAADGGLRCPWGLSTEDYLWYHDTEWGRPVRGDDALFERLSLEAFQSGLSWLTILRRREGFRSAFAGFDISAVAAFTEADRERLLADEGIIRNRAKVDATMANARVLAGWAAGELDELIWSHAPDPLGRPAPKTLGDVPAVTPESTALAKELKKRGLRFIGPTTAYALMQACGLVDDHLADCVARPTPV, from the coding sequence GTGAGCGGCGAGGCCGTGGCGGCGGCGGACGGCGGTCTGCGCTGCCCGTGGGGCCTGTCCACCGAGGACTACCTCTGGTACCACGACACCGAGTGGGGCCGCCCGGTCCGCGGCGACGACGCCCTGTTCGAGCGGCTGAGCCTGGAGGCGTTCCAGTCCGGGCTCTCCTGGCTGACGATCCTGCGCCGCCGCGAGGGCTTCCGCAGCGCCTTCGCGGGGTTCGACATCTCTGCGGTGGCGGCGTTCACGGAGGCGGACCGGGAGCGGCTGCTGGCCGACGAGGGCATCATCCGCAACCGCGCCAAGGTGGACGCGACCATGGCCAACGCCCGGGTGCTGGCCGGCTGGGCCGCCGGTGAGCTGGACGAGCTGATCTGGTCCCACGCCCCCGACCCGCTGGGCCGCCCGGCCCCGAAGACCCTCGGGGACGTACCGGCGGTCACCCCCGAGTCCACGGCCCTGGCCAAGGAGCTGAAGAAGCGGGGGCTGCGGTTCATCGGACCGACGACGGCCTATGCCCTGATGCAGGCGTGCGGTCTGGTCGACGACCACCTCGCCGACTGCGTCGCGCGCCCCACCCCGGTGTAG
- a CDS encoding enoyl-CoA hydratase/isomerase family protein, translating into MADHDDAVLHDIVDGLATITINRPDAMNALNTAAKVALRDALRSAAADPGVRAVLLTAAGGRAFCVGQDLKEHLAKLAEVQGQEGGNALSTVQEHYNPIVRALTEMPKPVVAGINGAAAGAGFGFALACDYRVAADTASFNTSFAGVALTADSGVSWTLPRLIGRSRAADLLLFPRTISAADAHELGIVNKLVPAADLAAEAAAVARALADGPTVAYAALKESLAFGASHSLSEALEKEDELQTRAGASEDHGIAVRAFLAKERPKYLGR; encoded by the coding sequence ATGGCCGATCACGACGACGCGGTGCTCCACGACATCGTCGACGGGCTCGCGACGATCACGATCAACCGGCCCGACGCGATGAACGCCCTGAACACGGCGGCCAAGGTCGCGCTCCGCGACGCCCTGCGGTCGGCCGCCGCCGACCCCGGTGTCCGGGCGGTGCTGCTCACCGCGGCCGGCGGGCGCGCCTTCTGCGTCGGCCAGGACCTCAAGGAGCACCTGGCCAAGCTCGCCGAGGTCCAGGGGCAGGAGGGGGGCAACGCGCTGAGCACCGTCCAGGAGCACTACAACCCCATCGTGCGGGCGCTGACCGAGATGCCGAAGCCGGTCGTGGCCGGGATCAACGGGGCGGCCGCCGGCGCGGGCTTCGGCTTCGCGCTCGCCTGCGACTACCGGGTGGCCGCCGACACCGCCTCGTTCAACACCTCGTTCGCCGGGGTCGCCCTGACCGCCGACTCGGGGGTCTCCTGGACGCTGCCCCGGCTCATCGGCCGGAGCCGCGCGGCGGACCTGCTGCTGTTCCCGCGCACGATCTCCGCCGCGGACGCCCATGAGCTGGGCATCGTCAACAAGCTGGTGCCCGCCGCCGATCTCGCCGCCGAGGCGGCCGCCGTGGCCCGTGCCCTGGCCGACGGGCCGACCGTGGCGTACGCGGCGCTCAAGGAGTCCCTCGCCTTCGGGGCCTCGCACTCGCTGAGCGAGGCCCTGGAGAAGGAGGACGAACTCCAGACGAGGGCGGGCGCCTCCGAGGACCACGGCATCGCGGTACGGGCCTTCCTGGCCAAGGAGAGGCCGAAGTATCTCGGTCGGTGA
- a CDS encoding DUF3117 domain-containing protein — MAAMKPRTGDGPLEVTKEGRGIVMRVPLEGGGRLVVELTPDEADALGDALKQVVG, encoded by the coding sequence ATGGCGGCCATGAAGCCGCGGACGGGCGACGGCCCGCTCGAGGTGACAAAGGAGGGGCGGGGCATCGTCATGCGAGTTCCGCTCGAAGGCGGCGGTCGGCTTGTCGTGGAGCTGACGCCGGACGAGGCCGATGCCCTCGGTGACGCCCTCAAGCAGGTCGTCGGCTGA
- a CDS encoding O-methyltransferase, which yields MRQLRGQERVITANRQTSWAFADAFVAEDEALRWARDRAREAGLRSVSPGTGAALRLLAATTDAKAVAEIGTGTGVSGIYLLHGMRPDGVLTTVDPEPERQQFAREAFRAAGFAANRSRFIPGRALDVLPRLADGGYDLVFCDGDRMESLDCLAESLRLLRPGGLVCFEGVFADGRTVDSAAQPAEVLRLRELLRAVRESQELLATLLPVGDGLLCAVRRG from the coding sequence TTGCGCCAACTAAGGGGACAGGAGAGGGTCATTACCGCCAACCGGCAGACGAGCTGGGCGTTCGCCGACGCCTTTGTCGCCGAGGACGAAGCTCTGCGCTGGGCCCGGGACCGGGCCCGCGAGGCAGGACTTCGCTCGGTGTCCCCAGGCACCGGCGCCGCGCTGCGTCTGCTCGCGGCCACCACGGACGCCAAGGCCGTCGCGGAAATCGGTACCGGCACGGGCGTGTCCGGCATCTATCTGCTGCACGGCATGCGGCCGGACGGGGTGCTGACCACGGTCGATCCGGAGCCCGAGCGCCAGCAGTTCGCCCGTGAGGCGTTCCGGGCGGCGGGGTTCGCGGCCAACCGCTCCCGCTTCATCCCCGGCCGCGCCCTCGACGTCCTGCCCCGGCTCGCGGACGGCGGCTACGACCTCGTCTTCTGCGACGGCGACCGGATGGAGAGCCTGGACTGCCTCGCTGAATCGTTGCGCCTGCTGCGACCGGGGGGTCTCGTCTGCTTCGAGGGCGTCTTCGCGGACGGCCGTACGGTCGACTCGGCCGCCCAGCCGGCGGAGGTGCTGCGGCTGCGCGAGCTGCTGCGCGCGGTCCGCGAGAGCCAGGAGCTGCTGGCGACGCTGCTGCCGGTGGGCGACGGTCTGCTCTGCGCGGTCCGGCGCGGCTGA
- the sigE gene encoding RNA polymerase sigma factor SigE yields the protein MTDIADRSSKDSAPTATFASDAESQAWTPPTWEEIVSTHSGRVYRLAYRLTGNQHDAEDLTQEVFVRVFRSLSTYTPGTFEGWLHRITTNLFLDMVRRKQRIRFDSLGDDAAERLPSREPSPQQAFNDTHFDADVQQALDTLAPEFRAAVVLCDIEGLSYEEIAATLGVKLGTVRSRIHRGRSHLRKALRHRSPEARAEQRSLAGALLAGEGGTA from the coding sequence GTGACCGACATCGCTGACCGTTCTTCCAAAGACTCCGCACCGACCGCGACCTTCGCCTCCGATGCGGAATCCCAGGCGTGGACCCCGCCCACATGGGAAGAGATCGTCAGCACGCACAGCGGCCGCGTGTACCGCCTCGCCTACCGGCTGACGGGCAACCAGCACGACGCGGAGGACCTCACGCAGGAGGTCTTCGTCCGCGTCTTCCGCTCCCTGTCGACCTACACGCCCGGCACCTTCGAGGGCTGGCTGCACCGCATCACGACCAACCTGTTCCTGGACATGGTCCGCCGCAAGCAGCGCATCCGCTTCGACTCCCTCGGGGACGACGCCGCCGAGCGGCTGCCCAGCCGCGAGCCGTCGCCCCAGCAGGCCTTCAACGACACCCACTTCGACGCGGACGTCCAGCAGGCGCTGGACACCCTCGCGCCCGAGTTCCGGGCCGCCGTCGTCCTCTGCGACATCGAGGGACTCTCCTACGAGGAGATCGCCGCCACGCTCGGCGTCAAGCTCGGTACGGTGCGCAGCCGTATCCACCGCGGGCGCTCCCACCTGCGCAAGGCCCTGCGGCACCGCTCGCCCGAGGCGCGGGCCGAGCAGCGCTCGCTGGCGGGAGCCCTCCTGGCCGGGGAGGGCGGCACGGCGTGA
- a CDS encoding zf-HC2 domain-containing protein produces the protein MSGTDPTPAEQHLGDRLAALVDGELKHDARDRVLAHLATCARCAAEAAAQRRLKSVFAQAAQPSPSEGFLARLQGLPGGPPGGDDELRGRPAGDSGRFGDGLFPGTRPPGGRADLTTAPGPLDGFGYLPAAHGGATALPAAPAGSGFRIHEVGREGDRSPWRGRRFAFAAASAVSLAAIALGGALPTSSGSDAPTRASGSGNSVTPVGADARSGGGGVLGRRGGPSQGSRTVSGQGDRPASLAVNTVSAGFAPTAPSLLGHGRLTANPYGLSLRSGVSALIGPGGAGPLLARTLGSGLRPVPSPEPKPSLPPTSAAAKPASGDHGLPLAPRR, from the coding sequence GTGAGCGGCACAGATCCGACCCCCGCGGAACAACACCTGGGGGACCGCCTCGCCGCGCTCGTGGACGGCGAGCTCAAACACGACGCCCGCGACCGGGTGCTGGCCCATCTCGCGACCTGCGCCAGATGCGCGGCCGAGGCGGCCGCCCAGCGCCGGCTCAAGAGCGTGTTCGCCCAGGCGGCCCAGCCCTCCCCCTCCGAGGGCTTCCTGGCCCGTCTCCAGGGGCTTCCGGGCGGACCGCCGGGGGGTGACGACGAGCTGCGGGGAAGACCCGCGGGCGACTCCGGGCGATTCGGTGACGGTCTCTTCCCGGGCACGCGCCCGCCGGGCGGCCGGGCGGACCTCACCACCGCCCCCGGCCCCCTGGACGGCTTCGGCTACCTCCCCGCCGCGCACGGCGGGGCCACCGCGCTGCCCGCCGCACCGGCCGGCTCCGGCTTCCGCATCCACGAGGTGGGCCGCGAGGGCGACCGCTCGCCCTGGCGGGGGCGCAGGTTCGCCTTCGCCGCGGCCAGCGCCGTCTCGCTGGCCGCCATCGCGCTCGGCGGCGCCCTGCCGACGAGCAGCGGCTCCGACGCCCCCACCCGCGCCTCCGGCTCGGGCAACAGCGTGACGCCGGTGGGCGCCGATGCCCGGTCCGGCGGCGGGGGAGTGCTCGGCCGGCGCGGCGGCCCGAGCCAGGGCTCGCGCACCGTCTCCGGCCAGGGCGACCGCCCGGCCTCCCTCGCGGTGAACACGGTCTCGGCCGGGTTCGCCCCGACCGCCCCCTCGCTGCTGGGCCACGGCCGACTCACCGCCAACCCGTACGGTCTGTCCCTGCGCTCCGGCGTCTCCGCGCTGATAGGCCCCGGCGGGGCCGGTCCGCTGCTCGCCCGCACCCTGGGCAGCGGGCTGCGTCCGGTCCCGTCGCCCGAGCCGAAGCCCTCCCTGCCGCCCACATCGGCCGCCGCGAAACCGGCTTCCGGCGACCACGGGCTGCCCCTCGCTCCCCGTCGCTGA
- a CDS encoding S1C family serine protease, producing MDDGKPAGPKAKWWSRPTPGGGARTEPPAAPDAVTAPDARAPAPTAPDTLAEPPQAAAQAPAPHTHALHDLAPHDAVPQETAPDAVPQDTAAPQPPAPDAAAPDAAVPHDAVTVAHGVQPLHDPDPYSTPPYGGPGPWAPAPPVQRPTPAHGTPVPPPYAGTDGAGIGVPADPAQAFPPPVAPAPEAAQPWQSYDPWGAHRRPLVTQPGPPLPDGRRGRRRGALLVGALLLALVAGGVGGGIGAYIERNGGFTSVELPQDERDGGGRAPDSVAGIAASALPSVVTLHVSGADESGTGTGFVLDERGHILTNNHVVAPAGSSGEITVTFSGGETASAEIVGKDSGYDLAVVKVSGVSGLKPLPLGNSDNVRVGDPVVAIGAPFDLSNTVTSGIISAKDRPITAGGEKGDGSDVSYVNALQTDAPINPGNSGGPLVDTDAHVIGINSAIRAADGGSAGEGGQAGSIGLGFAIPINQGKLVAEELINTGKATHPVIGVTLDMKYTGDGAKVGASSPGTSPVTEGGPADRAGVRADDVITEVNGKRVHSGEELIVKIRSHRPGDRLELTVTRGGKDLSITLTLGSATGT from the coding sequence ATGGACGACGGGAAGCCGGCCGGGCCGAAGGCGAAGTGGTGGAGCCGGCCCACACCGGGCGGCGGCGCGCGCACGGAGCCCCCGGCCGCGCCGGACGCCGTGACGGCACCGGACGCCCGGGCACCGGCCCCCACCGCCCCGGACACGCTCGCCGAGCCCCCGCAGGCCGCCGCACAGGCGCCCGCGCCGCACACCCACGCGCTCCACGATCTGGCGCCGCACGACGCCGTACCGCAGGAGACCGCGCCGGACGCCGTACCGCAGGACACCGCCGCACCGCAGCCGCCCGCGCCGGACGCCGCCGCCCCTGACGCCGCCGTGCCGCACGACGCCGTGACCGTGGCGCACGGTGTGCAGCCGCTGCACGACCCCGACCCGTACAGCACCCCGCCCTACGGCGGCCCCGGCCCCTGGGCGCCCGCCCCGCCCGTGCAGCGGCCCACACCGGCCCACGGCACCCCCGTGCCCCCGCCGTACGCGGGCACCGACGGGGCGGGCATCGGCGTCCCGGCCGACCCGGCGCAGGCGTTCCCGCCGCCGGTGGCCCCCGCCCCGGAGGCCGCGCAGCCCTGGCAGAGCTACGACCCCTGGGGCGCGCACCGCCGGCCCCTCGTCACCCAGCCCGGCCCCCCGCTCCCGGACGGACGGCGCGGCAGAAGGCGCGGCGCCCTGCTGGTCGGCGCGCTGCTCCTCGCCCTGGTCGCGGGCGGCGTCGGCGGCGGCATAGGCGCGTACATAGAGCGCAACGGCGGCTTCACCAGCGTCGAACTGCCCCAGGACGAGCGCGACGGCGGCGGCCGGGCCCCGGACAGCGTGGCCGGTATCGCGGCCAGCGCCCTGCCCAGCGTCGTCACGCTGCACGTCAGCGGCGCCGACGAGTCCGGCACCGGCACCGGCTTCGTCCTCGACGAGCGGGGCCACATCCTCACCAACAACCACGTGGTGGCCCCGGCCGGCTCCTCCGGTGAGATCACCGTCACCTTCAGCGGCGGCGAGACCGCGTCGGCCGAGATCGTCGGCAAGGACAGCGGCTACGACCTGGCCGTCGTGAAGGTCAGCGGGGTCTCCGGGCTCAAGCCGCTGCCGCTGGGCAACTCCGACAACGTGCGGGTGGGCGACCCGGTGGTGGCCATCGGGGCGCCGTTCGACCTGTCCAACACCGTCACCTCGGGCATCATCAGCGCCAAGGACCGACCGATCACGGCGGGCGGCGAGAAGGGCGACGGCAGCGACGTCAGCTACGTCAACGCCCTCCAGACCGACGCGCCGATCAACCCCGGCAACTCCGGCGGCCCGCTGGTGGACACCGACGCCCATGTCATCGGCATCAACAGCGCCATCCGCGCCGCCGACGGCGGGTCGGCCGGTGAGGGAGGGCAGGCCGGGTCCATCGGCCTCGGCTTCGCCATCCCGATCAACCAGGGCAAGCTCGTCGCCGAGGAACTGATCAACACCGGCAAGGCGACCCACCCCGTGATCGGTGTCACGCTCGACATGAAGTACACCGGGGACGGCGCCAAGGTCGGCGCGAGCTCCCCGGGCACCTCGCCGGTCACCGAGGGCGGCCCGGCCGACCGGGCCGGCGTCCGGGCGGACGACGTCATCACCGAGGTCAACGGCAAACGCGTGCACAGCGGCGAGGAGCTGATCGTCAAGATCCGTTCGCACCGGCCGGGCGACCGGCTGGAGCTCACGGTGACGCGCGGTGGTAAAGACCTGTCCATAACTTTGACCCTGGGGTCCGCAACCGGCACCTGA
- a CDS encoding sec-independent translocase, producing the protein MFNDIGALELLALAILGVLVFGPDKLPKVIQDAARFIRKIREFSESAKQDIRTELGPEFKDFEFEDLNPKTFVRKQLMDGNDDMGLKEIRESFDLRKELSDVTDAVNGRGSSSVEAKTGVSGGASVTAANGSKGAPDLLKKGDQPPKDTPPPFDADAT; encoded by the coding sequence GTGTTCAACGACATAGGCGCACTGGAGCTGCTGGCGCTCGCGATCCTCGGCGTGCTCGTCTTCGGCCCCGACAAGCTTCCCAAGGTCATCCAGGACGCCGCGCGCTTCATCCGCAAGATCCGTGAGTTCTCGGAGAGCGCCAAGCAGGACATCCGCACGGAGCTGGGCCCGGAGTTCAAGGACTTCGAGTTCGAGGACCTCAACCCGAAGACGTTCGTCCGCAAGCAGCTGATGGACGGCAACGACGACATGGGGCTCAAGGAGATCCGCGAGAGCTTCGACCTGCGCAAGGAGCTGTCCGACGTCACCGACGCGGTGAACGGGCGCGGCAGCTCGTCCGTCGAGGCGAAGACCGGCGTGTCGGGCGGGGCGTCCGTCACCGCGGCCAACGGCTCCAAGGGCGCCCCCGACCTGCTGAAGAAGGGCGACCAGCCCCCGAAGGACACCCCGCCGCCCTTCGACGCGGACGCCACCTGA
- a CDS encoding Mrp/NBP35 family ATP-binding protein, whose translation MATEDAVLEALATVNDPEIHRPITELGMVKSVDIGPDGAVAVTVYLTVSGCPMRETITRNVTDAVARVEGVTRVDVTLDVMSDEQRKDLAASLRGGTAEREVPFAKPGSLTRVYAVASGKGGVGKSSVTVNLAAAMAADGLKVGVVDADIYGHSVPRMLGVEGRPTQVENMIMPPSSHGVKVISIGMFTPGNAPVVWRGPMLHRALQQFLADVFWGDLDVLLLDLPPGTGDIAISVAQLVPNAEILVVTTPQQAAAEVAERAGSIAVQTHQKIAGVVENMSGMPCPHCDEMVDVFGSGGGAKVAEGLTRTVGAEVPVLGAIPIDVRLREGGDEGKPVVLSDPDSPAGKALRTIAGKLSGRQRGLAGMSLGITPRNKF comes from the coding sequence ATGGCTACGGAAGACGCGGTGCTTGAGGCACTGGCGACAGTGAACGACCCGGAGATCCACCGCCCGATCACCGAGCTGGGCATGGTGAAATCGGTCGACATCGGTCCGGACGGTGCGGTCGCTGTCACGGTGTATCTGACCGTCTCCGGCTGTCCGATGCGCGAGACGATCACCCGCAACGTGACCGACGCGGTGGCCCGTGTCGAGGGCGTGACCCGAGTGGACGTCACCCTCGACGTCATGAGCGACGAGCAGCGCAAGGACCTCGCCGCGTCGCTGCGCGGCGGCACGGCCGAGCGCGAGGTGCCGTTCGCGAAGCCCGGCTCGCTGACCCGCGTGTACGCGGTCGCCTCCGGCAAGGGCGGCGTCGGCAAGTCCTCGGTGACGGTGAACCTGGCCGCGGCGATGGCGGCGGACGGGCTCAAGGTCGGGGTCGTGGACGCGGACATCTACGGGCACAGCGTGCCCCGGATGCTCGGGGTCGAGGGCCGGCCGACCCAGGTCGAGAACATGATCATGCCGCCGTCCTCGCACGGGGTGAAGGTCATCTCCATCGGCATGTTCACGCCGGGCAACGCCCCGGTGGTGTGGCGCGGCCCGATGCTGCACCGCGCGCTCCAGCAGTTCCTGGCCGATGTGTTCTGGGGCGACCTGGACGTGCTGCTGCTCGACCTGCCGCCGGGCACCGGTGACATCGCGATCTCGGTGGCCCAGCTGGTCCCGAACGCGGAGATCCTGGTCGTCACGACCCCGCAGCAGGCCGCCGCCGAGGTGGCGGAGCGGGCCGGTTCGATCGCCGTCCAGACCCACCAGAAGATCGCCGGTGTCGTCGAGAACATGTCGGGCATGCCCTGCCCGCACTGCGACGAGATGGTCGACGTCTTCGGCTCGGGCGGCGGCGCCAAGGTCGCCGAGGGCCTGACCCGGACGGTCGGCGCCGAGGTGCCGGTGCTGGGCGCCATCCCGATCGACGTACGGCTGCGCGAGGGCGGCGACGAGGGCAAGCCCGTCGTCCTGTCCGACCCCGACTCCCCCGCCGGCAAGGCGCTGCGCACCATCGCGGGCAAGCTGAGCGGCCGTCAGCGCGGCCTGGCGGGCATGTCCCTGGGCATCACCCCGCGCAACAAGTTCTGA
- a CDS encoding DUF1003 domain-containing protein yields the protein MAGEDRARASNGATALTRVPRNRLDQPKAPRRRLLPEYDPEAFGRFSERIARFLGTGRFIVWMTLIIILWVAWNVFAPDHLRFDQYPFIFLTLMLSLQASYAAPLILLAQNRQDDRDRVTHEQDRKQNERSIADTEYLTREIAALRMGLGEVATRDWIRSELEDLVKDLDDRRALLSAESDEDR from the coding sequence GTGGCCGGTGAGGACCGCGCCAGGGCGTCGAACGGCGCGACGGCGCTGACCCGGGTGCCGCGCAACCGGCTCGACCAGCCGAAGGCGCCGCGCCGCAGGCTGCTGCCGGAGTACGACCCCGAGGCGTTCGGCCGGTTCTCGGAGCGCATCGCGCGCTTCCTGGGCACGGGCCGGTTCATCGTCTGGATGACGCTGATCATCATCCTCTGGGTGGCGTGGAACGTGTTCGCGCCGGACCATCTGCGGTTCGACCAGTATCCGTTCATCTTCCTGACCCTGATGCTGTCGCTCCAGGCGTCGTACGCGGCTCCGCTGATCCTGCTCGCGCAGAACCGGCAGGACGACCGGGACCGGGTCACGCACGAGCAGGACCGCAAGCAGAACGAGCGCTCCATCGCCGACACCGAGTACCTGACCAGGGAGATCGCGGCGCTGCGGATGGGCCTGGGCGAGGTCGCCACCCGCGACTGGATCCGCTCGGAGCTGGAGGACCTGGTGAAGGACCTGGACGACCGGCGGGCCCTGCTGTCCGCCGAGAGTGACGAAGACCGCTGA